One Pygocentrus nattereri isolate fPygNat1 chromosome 12, fPygNat1.pri, whole genome shotgun sequence DNA window includes the following coding sequences:
- the LOC108437781 gene encoding uncharacterized protein LOC108437781 has protein sequence MASCIFQVIGHLLMLILLLFSCCGHSQEPVLDCIPSLRVPRNTVWKSPEKETLKINCTVTTESHCWKNVSVSWCKIEDTDHCRPLNHSNHTGTGWRNITEKERKFFLIFWSLSLQDAGLYRCKSDGPVFTTSHVINVTVTVVSNEKKTTVNLDSEVLSKKNQTGIRDMEQSVVEPFYLVCSIVIVVALVLTIIILFKTIKNKDSEPSLEDKDLLTTVSYGAAKDSSLQD, from the exons ATGGCGTCCTGTATCTTTCAGGTCATCGGTCATCTGCTAATGCTAATTCTGCTTTTGTTCAGCTGTTGTGGACACTCACAAG AGCCTGTTCTGGACTGTATTCCGTCTCTCAGAGTTCCTCGGAACACAGTGTGgaaatctcctgaaaaagagACTCTGAAGATCAACTGTACTGTTACCACTGAATCACACTGTTGGAAGAACGTATCAGTGTCATGGTGTAAAATTGAGGATACTGATCACTGCAGACCTTTGAATCACTCCAATCACACTGGAACAGGATGGAGGAATATTActgagaaggaaagaaagttttttctgattttctggaGTTTATCTCTGCAGGACGCTGGACTTTACAGGTGTAAGTCAGATGGACCTGTATTCACTACAAGCCACGTTATCAATGTTACTGTTACAG TTGTCagcaatgaaaagaaaacaa CTGTGAACCTGGACTCTGAAGTTTTAAGCAAGAAAAATCAAACAG GTATCAGAGACATGGAGCAGAGCGTTGTAGAGCCGTTCTATCTGGTCTGCTCTATTGTGATTGTGGTCGCTCTAGTGCTCACCATCATAATACTGTTTAAAACCATCAAAAACAAAG ATTCAGAGCCGTCTCTAGAAGACAAG GACCTGCTGACGACTGTGTCTTATGGAGCAGCAAAAGATTCCAGTCTTCAGGATTAG